The Agromyces sp. G08B096 DNA window CAGGTCTGACTCCATCGATTGAGCGGTGCAGCCTGCGAGACCGATGGCCGCGACTATCGCGATGGCCGCCAGTCGAGAGTGCTGCACCCCGCCAACGTACAGATAATTGACCCCGGGTATCACTATTCATGGAGGCTGAGCGCGCAGTGACAGAGTTGGTGCCGGCGCCAGGATGGCATGAAGACCCCGAGACGTCGGATGTAGAACGTTGGTGGGACGGCACGCGCTGGTCGGATACCGAGTTCCGTCCGAAGCCTGACCAACGCGGGACTGCCGGAAGCCGCTGGTGGCGAGGACCCCGTCCCTGCCGCGCGAGCTGCGCCGAGCCATCGGGTAGGCGCCGCCAAATGACCCCACCTTCGATGAACCCCTGCTGCCCTTCGGGCGGCGGGGGTTCTTCTTTTGCCAGTCTCATCTCCTCGGAGGGACGTTGACGCAGTGCCACCATACCGAAGGCTACGGGCCTAACCTTTGGTATACTCGAACCATGCCTTCAGATCCCGCCCGTCCGACCGAGCAGCCCACCTCGGCCGCGTGGCCGCCGCTCGACTACGAACAGCACCCCTGGGTACGCAGCGGAGATGAGCTCGGGTCGAGGCGGGCGCTGCGTGCAGCACGAGGGGACTACCTGGCGGCCGTCCCGCCGTTCGTCGCGGATGCTCGGGTCGCGCTCGAGGCAGAGACTCTTGCGCTGGCGGACGATGCGAGCCAGGAGCTCGCGCGCTTCGACGCAGAGGCCGGGATGATCGCAGCGCCCTTCGCGTCGATCCTTCTGCGCACGGAGTCGGCATCGAGCTCCGAGGTCGAGAACCTGACCTCGAGTGCGAAGCAGGTCGCCCTCGCGGAGATCGGCCAGGCGAGGTCTGAGAACGCGCGCCTCGTCGTCGCGAACGTGCGCGCCATGCGCGCCGCGATCAGCATGGCCGACCGCCTCGACGAAGCCTCGATCCTCGCGATGCACGACGCGCTGCTGCGCGAGAGCGCACCCGAGTACGTGGGGCGCTGGCGCGACGAGCAGGTCTGGATCGGAGGCGGCAGCATCTCGCCGCACGCGGCGACGTTCGTGCCGCCTCACCACGACCTGGTCCCCGCGCTCATGGGCGACCTCGTGGCGTTCGCCGCGCGCACGGACGTGCCGGTGCTCGTGCAGGCTGCGATCGCGCATGCGCAGTTCGAGACCATCCACCCGTTCCCCGACGGCAACGGCCGCACCGGGCGAGCGCTGCTACAGGGCATGCTGCGTCACGGCGGACTCACCCGGAACGTCGCCGTGCCCGTGTCAGCGGGTCTTCTGCGAGACACCGATGGCTACTTCGCTGCGCTCACTGCGTTCCGGGCCGGCGACCCCGACGCCATCGTCATCTCGGTCGCCAACGCGGTGTTCGGTGCGGTGCAGAACGGCCGCCGGCTCGTCGAGGACATCCAGGCGGCGGTGGCGGGCTGGGACGAGCGGGTGACCGCCCGCAGCGACTCCGCGGTGCACCGCGTGAAGCGCTACCTGCCGATGCAGCCGGTCGTGAACGCGAAGACTGTCGCCCAGGAACTCGGAATCAGCGACGTCGCAGCGCAGAACTCCATCGACCGGCTCGTCGACGCCGAGGTCCTCACGAAGATCAGCGAGGGCCGGCGCAACCGACTCTGGCAAGCAGGCGAGATCCTCGCTGCACTCGACGCCTTCGGTGAACGAGCACGACGCCGGCGCGGCTAGACCGTGTCTTCTAGCCGCCGACGCTAGAGGCCGGTCTCTCGGAGGATGACGCCACTACATGGCGTCGGCTCGCAGTGCGTCTTTACCGCCGGAGACGCGGACCGGGACAACGAAAGCGCCCCCTCTCCAGAAGGAGAGGGGGCGCTTTGACGTGGGGCCGGTTACAGCGAGGAGGTGCGTTCGTTGGCGCCGCGGATGACGAACGCGACGACGATGAGGCCTGCCGCGCCGGCGAGCATGAACACCGGTGAGGCGAGCCGGACGCGCTTGCACCCGCTCCGTGTCCGACGTTCGCGCTAGCGTCACCTCATGAGCAACCTGTGCCCAGACTGCGGCCGCGAGCGCGGCGCCGAGCAGGTGCATCTTGGCCGAGACCGCTTTGGCGCGCCGGTGCTTTCACCCGAGCGTCCGAGCCGGTGGTGCGAGCCGTGCCACATCGGCATCGACCCGGATTCGGAGTGGCCACGCCCGATGCGGCCAGAGTTCCAGGGCCTGCCTCTCACTACTTGCGGCTTCGCGATCCTTCCCGACGGCGAGCTCATCCCGCCACGGGAGCTGTACTGAGCGCCCGTACGATCGAGTCATGCGCCTCATCGGTACCATTCGCCCCACCGCCACGACCGAGCTCGCGTAGGCCTACGACTCGTCGGGGTCGTCCGGTTCCGCGACGAGCTGGAGACCATCACCGGCGTACCCCACCTCGGAAAGACGCTTGAGCCAGTTCCGGTTCAGTCGCGGAGTGCGGTTGCTCGCGTACTCGAACATCACCTGCACCGAAGGTCCGAAGATCATCGTCTTCTGCGCCCCATCGGCGCTCAGCGTCAAGCTGAACGTCTCACCCCTCCGAAGCTTGTCCACCATGACGGCCTGCAAATGCGCCAACGGTCGATCGGGAACATCGATCTTCCGTGCGCCGTAGATCAGTTTCCCCATGCCCGCACGCTACGCACGCGAACGAGTTGCGGTTACCCCCTTGACTTCGCCGAGCAAGGCCTCAGCAGAGTGAGGTGCGCCGGAGTCGACGGGCCATGGGCCTATGTCGCCCGTCACCTAGCTACTCCGTACTGGTGGTACGCGGGCGCTCTATTGAGCACATCGGAGAGCCTCGCGCCATCCCATGCTGATTCGTGCGCCGCACGTTCTTCAGGTTGATGTCGCTGAGTCAGGGGTTCGCCCGGCGGGCACGTTGTCGGATGATCCCGAAAATGAGAGTGCCGATGAACAGCACGATTCCGATGATGGCGAGCCACAGAAGGCCTTCGAAAACGAAGCCGACGATTGACAGCACCGCCCATGCCACGAGCAAGATTACGAGTACCGTCCACATGGGGCCGACGATACTCCGATCCGCTCCGAAATGTAGGAATTCTCAGATCCTGTGGGTTGAGTGACCGGAGTCAGGTGCCGGCGTAGGCTGCGAGCGTGCAGGTTCGGCACGCGGCAGTGGTGTACAACCCCGTCAAGGTGCGCCTTGGCGAGTTGCGGCGAGCGGTTCAACGGCACGAGAGCAGCGCAGGGTGGGCTCCCTCTCGCTGGTATGGGACTGCGGCCGACGACTCAGGGCGAGAGGCGGTCGAGGACGCCCTCGCGGGGGAACCTGCCGTGCTGATCGTCGCCGGTGGGGATGGAACCGTTCGGGTGGCGTGCGCTGCGGCCCATCCGCTGGGGGTGCCGGTGGCGCTGGTTCCGGCAGGGACGGGAAATCTCTTGGCGCGGAACCTCGGGGTTCCCCTGAACGATGTCCATGGGGCTGTCGCAGTCGCGTTTACCGGCACGATGCGCGAGGTGGATGTTGCCGTCGCTCTCCTCGAGGATGGGGAGGGCGGGCGCCGCACGGAGACGTTCATGGTGATGGCGGGTATTGGTCTGGATGCGGAGATGGCGGATAGCACCAGCGCGTGGGCGAAAAAGCGCATGGGGTGGGTTGCCTATGTGCCGCCTATCGCCCGCTCGATCGGCGCGCACCGACTGTTTCGGCTGCACTACCGGGTGGACCGCGGCCGCACGCGTTCCGCGAGCGCGCACACGGTCATCGTTGGCAACTGTGGCACCCTCACGGGCAATATGCTCCTGATCCCCGCGGCACGGGTCGATGATGGGCTGCTCGACGTTGTCCTGCTCAGCCCGAAGGGCAGATTCGGGTGGGCAGGCATCGGCGCACGTCTTGCTGCACAGGGTTTCGCGCGTGGGTCTCGTTTGGGAGCCAGGCTTCTCG harbors:
- a CDS encoding DUF2510 domain-containing protein; this translates as MEAERAVTELVPAPGWHEDPETSDVERWWDGTRWSDTEFRPKPDQRGTAGSRWWRGPRPCRASCAEPSGRRRQMTPPSMNPCCPSGGGGSSFASLISSEGR
- a CDS encoding Fic family protein, which codes for MPSDPARPTEQPTSAAWPPLDYEQHPWVRSGDELGSRRALRAARGDYLAAVPPFVADARVALEAETLALADDASQELARFDAEAGMIAAPFASILLRTESASSSEVENLTSSAKQVALAEIGQARSENARLVVANVRAMRAAISMADRLDEASILAMHDALLRESAPEYVGRWRDEQVWIGGGSISPHAATFVPPHHDLVPALMGDLVAFAARTDVPVLVQAAIAHAQFETIHPFPDGNGRTGRALLQGMLRHGGLTRNVAVPVSAGLLRDTDGYFAALTAFRAGDPDAIVISVANAVFGAVQNGRRLVEDIQAAVAGWDERVTARSDSAVHRVKRYLPMQPVVNAKTVAQELGISDVAAQNSIDRLVDAEVLTKISEGRRNRLWQAGEILAALDAFGERARRRRG
- a CDS encoding ATP-dependent DNA ligase, with the protein product MGKLIYGARKIDVPDRPLAHLQAVMVDKLRRGETFSLTLSADGAQKTMIFGPSVQVMFEYASNRTPRLNRNWLKRLSEVGYAGDGLQLVAEPDDPDES
- a CDS encoding diacylglycerol kinase family protein — its product is MYNPVKVRLGELRRAVQRHESSAGWAPSRWYGTAADDSGREAVEDALAGEPAVLIVAGGDGTVRVACAAAHPLGVPVALVPAGTGNLLARNLGVPLNDVHGAVAVAFTGTMREVDVAVALLEDGEGGRRTETFMVMAGIGLDAEMADSTSAWAKKRMGWVAYVPPIARSIGAHRLFRLHYRVDRGRTRSASAHTVIVGNCGTLTGNMLLIPAARVDDGLLDVVLLSPKGRFGWAGIGARLAAQGFARGSRLGARLLELAPDVQALNYAQGQQFDVRFDTPHAVELDGDRFGLVARARITVRPGALKLCVSAQAHGPETETAAP